Sequence from the Candidatus Effluviviaceae Genus V sp. genome:
GATCAGCGCCTCCTCGCCCTCCTTGTTGTCGGGCGTGAGCGCCGCACCCTTCTTGTCCTCGATGAGCACCGCCGTCACGCGGCCGGCCGGGATGCCGTTCGTGAGCCCCTTCGCGTTGACGAACGTCTCGTCCGCGGAAGGGAGGAGGAGATCCTCCCGATCCTCCTTCTTGACGACGGAGACCCGGGGAAGCGGGCGGTCCTCGACGAAGAAGGCGGTGTCCTTCCCCAGCGCGTGGGCGATCTTCCTCAGCGCGCCGACCGTGGGAGACGTCTTGCCGCGCTCGATCTCCGAGATGTGCGTCGGTGACATCCCGGACGAGTCGGCCACCTGCTTCAGGGTCATGGCCTTCTCCCGCCGGACCTCCTTCAACCGACGTCCGACCTCTGCTGCGCTCGGCATCAATCAACTCCTTTCGCGGAACTCACCGTACGAATCTCTCCGGTGGATGCTCTGCAGAATCTCCAACA
This genomic interval carries:
- a CDS encoding helix-turn-helix domain-containing protein, producing the protein MPSAAEVGRRLKEVRREKAMTLKQVADSSGMSPTHISEIERGKTSPTVGALRKIAHALGKDTAFFVEDRPLPRVSVVKKEDREDLLLPSADETFVNAKGLTNGIPAGRVTAVLIEDKKGAALTPDNKEGEEALIVLQGAATVTVGKESFDLEPGDCLHYAARSKHSLTFTAEGKNRALWVRVKPGAIRW